AGAAATATGGAGATGAAGAGATTGATGAAAGGGGTTTTAAAGCTACGATACAAGAAGGTTCACAATTAGCTGCTACTCCTAATTTGGGggatttttttccttttattgcAAGGTTTGATGTTCAAAGATTGAATAATCGAATGCAATGTGTTCATAAAGTGTTGGATGGGTTTCTTGAGAGGATTGTTAACGAACATCTTGAGGCTAAGGGTGACAAGAAGACTAAAGATCTTGTGGATGTTATGTTGGAGCTTATGAATTTCCAAGAAGAAACTGATTATCAGATTGATCGCTCTGCTATTAAAGCTATAATGCTGGTATGGATCcatgctatatatatatatatacatatattcattcattttaatacACATTTACTCCCTAACTTACAAACAAATGTTATGATAGTACGTGAAATAATTCTAATTTTGTGTTCAACAACTCCAACAACTccttaatatatttgaaattttaaaaaattagaactcAATTAGCATAATGTATTGACTTGGTGTGCTCTCTTAATTTAATCTACTTTGTTTTATTGTGTTTAATTAAACGATGGTTGCTTGGATaaaggaagagaaaacaaatttcaGGTAGTTTCGTTAAATATTACATTGTAGGAAAAGCAGAGCAGGAATGATATATGTAAAAGCTCAAaatcttttctctctttttttttctgaaaaaaggtaaacattatatatatatatacacatacatatatatagtgtataattatgttgaatatataatatttttgtattatgtATAGGATATGCTAAGTGCAGGAATGGATACATCAGCAACTGTGATAGGATGGGCAATGTCAGAGCTAATTAAACATCCACATATAATGAAGAAACTACAAGAggaattagaaaatgaaattggttTGGATAAGATTGTGGAAGAATCAGATTTAGAAAGATTAGAGTATTTGAAAATGGTggttaaagaaattttcaGACTATATCCACCAGCCCCATTATTATTACCCCACGAATCACTTCAAGACTGTATTGTTGATGGCTTTCATATACCTAAGAAATCACGTATAATAATCAATGTATGGGCCATTGGAAGAGACCGAAATTCGTGGATTGATCCTCATAAGTTTGATCCTGAAAGGTTCATAGATAGTCAAGTGGATGTGAAAGGAAGAGATTTCCAATTGATTCCGTTTGGATCTGGTCGAAGAGGCTGTCCTGGAATGCAATTAGGCTTAACTTTGGTTCAATTTGTGTTGGCTCAACTTGTACATTGTTTTGATTGGATGCTTTCAAATGGTATGCCAGCTTCTCAATTGGATATGACTGAAGAATTCGGTTTAACTTGTCCTAGACTTCATGACCTTATAGTCATTCCAAGATACCGTCTTCGAATTTAATATGCTTTTTTCAATAATGATagcttttaacttttaaagttgTGTATGTTCCAATTATTCAGtttctttcctctttcaatcaaaaaaaactttcaaaattgaatCTCCCCATTTACAGGTGAAAGATGCAACGTAACAAAAGAATATCGGATGGTTTCACAAGTTGTTGTAtctcaattaaaaataaaacaaaaaacaaagaaaatagcaAACCACAATCTTTAATTACgtgacttttttaaaaaataaaggtcACAATCGATGAAGGGAGAAGACAAAAAATCATATGAGTGTGTGTGATCAAATGTAATTGTTGGCAGTGCTTATGAAGATACCTTGAGATTGTAAGAATGACGAGAACCACAAGGTCCTAAAATGCAACGTGATTTTCTACCTCCATTTGTTTCAATCTCTGTTCATGACCACATATAACATAATAGGGTACGAACTATTCTAGAACGATAATTTACACACATATTATAAACACAAACTAgtgatataaaataaaattcacaaTTAAGATTCTCAACCCATATAATTGCTTTAACATGTTTCATTTGAAGCCACAtcttagaaaagaaattaatatatatcatggAGATAGGATATAAACATCTAGCTAAtacaaaaatgtataaaaactTGTGATCGAAATCagagattttattaaacatccaaacaaaaaatgtagCCAAAGTATGTAAGACctctaatatttataaaattgatagaaaTCTATCCTTGTCtaccataaataaaattcaaaatttagctATATATTGTGTATATTTTCtgcatttttgttatttataataattttcttatatataattctcaaatgaaaaataatggagCTTGTTTTAGACGGAAAGCATGGCTTGGATTTGGGTGATCGTCGCTATTACAATAATTGTTCTTGCGTTTCTCCTACAGTACTCGTGGGAGTTCAAAGGCAAGAATTTGCCTCCTGGTCCAAAAGGGTTTCCCATTTTTGGAAGCCTTCATTTGATAGGAAAGCTTCCTCATAGAGATCTTCATCGTTTATCCCAGAAATATGGACCCATAATGCACATGAAATTAGGCCTGGTTCACACCATCATAGTCTCATCTCCTCACGCAGCCAAGCTGTTCCTCAAGACCCACGACCACGTATTTGCAAGCCGGCCCCTAATCCACACTTCCAGCATTATGACATATGGTAAAAAAGATTTGGTATTTGCTCCATACGGTTCGTATTGGCGCAACATCCGCAAAATGTGCACGCTCGAATTGTTCAGCTCTCTCAAAATCAACTCATTTAAAT
This DNA window, taken from Cucumis sativus cultivar 9930 chromosome 6, Cucumber_9930_V3, whole genome shotgun sequence, encodes the following:
- the LOC101204017 gene encoding cytochrome P450 CYP736A12, producing MALIFAIISTLALLALTLLFKFYPFKAQKLPPGPIGFPFVGSLHLLGKLPHRDFHILSQKYGPIMHIKLGLVPTIIVSSPKAAELFLKTHDLVFASRPLLEASKQMNYGQKNLVFAPYGPYWRNMRKMCTLELLSNLKINSFMPMRKHELGLLIEYLKEVAHNKAVVNLSAKVTSLTTDLICLMAFGKKYGDEEIDERGFKATIQEGSQLAATPNLGDFFPFIARFDVQRLNNRMQCVHKVLDGFLERIVNEHLEAKGDKKTKDLVDVMLELMNFQEETDYQIDRSAIKAIMLDMLSAGMDTSATVIGWAMSELIKHPHIMKKLQEELENEIGLDKIVEESDLERLEYLKMVVKEIFRLYPPAPLLLPHESLQDCIVDGFHIPKKSRIIINVWAIGRDRNSWIDPHKFDPERFIDSQVDVKGRDFQLIPFGSGRRGCPGMQLGLTLVQFVLAQLVHCFDWMLSNGMPASQLDMTEEFGLTCPRLHDLIVIPRYRLRI